A DNA window from bacterium contains the following coding sequences:
- a CDS encoding YceI family protein, producing the protein MIRFALIATLLVLSSSSIAENTDFSLQTTGAKQVVQFVSDAPLERIVGRADGISGKISLNLSNLTDGAAGTVTVDLKTLDTGLSLRNQHMRENHLHTAEHPDAVFTVTSIASADPSDISGGGVAATLVRGQLDLHGVKQEYEILGSLSFDKTDGTLRAQYIWPVQLKDHQIPRPAFLFMKLSDTQEITIDLQFH; encoded by the coding sequence ATGATACGGTTCGCTCTGATTGCAACGCTGCTGGTCCTGTCCAGTTCCAGCATAGCCGAAAATACGGATTTTTCACTACAGACAACAGGGGCCAAGCAGGTTGTCCAGTTTGTCTCGGACGCTCCGCTCGAACGCATCGTCGGGCGCGCCGACGGAATTTCTGGCAAAATCAGCCTCAATCTGTCCAACCTGACAGACGGGGCTGCGGGCACAGTGACCGTGGACTTGAAAACGCTCGACACCGGCCTGTCGCTGCGCAATCAGCATATGCGTGAGAATCATCTGCATACAGCCGAGCACCCGGATGCCGTTTTTACCGTTACCTCCATTGCATCCGCTGACCCATCTGACATTTCCGGCGGCGGCGTCGCGGCAACGCTCGTGCGGGGTCAACTCGACCTCCATGGCGTCAAGCAGGAGTACGAGATTCTCGGTTCGCTGTCATTTGACAAAACCGACGGGACGCTGCGCGCCCAATACATCTGGCCCGTGCAGTTGAAGGATCACCAGATCCCGCGCCCGGCCTTCCTGTTTATGAAGCTCTCCGACACACAGGAAATTACCATAGACCTGCAATTCCACTGA
- a CDS encoding FKBP-type peptidyl-prolyl cis-trans isomerase — MTPSLPDRSMWKVTGDTVTTASGLQYVVMTPGTGDSPKPGDKVQVHYSGWFPDGRKFDSSVDRGMPYKFPLGQKRVIAGWDEGVALMKKGGKTQFIIPGKLAYGERGYPGVIPPNATLVFDIELLGFE; from the coding sequence ATGACTCCAAGCCTGCCGGACCGCTCGATGTGGAAGGTGACCGGCGACACCGTGACCACCGCGTCCGGGTTGCAGTATGTCGTGATGACTCCCGGCACGGGAGACAGCCCCAAACCCGGGGACAAGGTGCAGGTGCACTACAGCGGCTGGTTCCCCGATGGCCGCAAGTTTGACAGCTCCGTGGATCGCGGCATGCCGTACAAATTTCCGCTCGGACAAAAGCGCGTTATCGCCGGCTGGGATGAGGGCGTCGCATTGATGAAAAAGGGTGGCAAGACGCAGTTCATCATCCCCGGCAAACTGGCCTACGGCGAGCGCGGCTATCCCGGCGTGATTCCGCCCAACGCCACACTCGTCTTCGACATCGAATTGCTGGGATTCGAATAG
- a CDS encoding HU family DNA-binding protein, with protein sequence MTQRELIAAVCARTALPDQTVREMLQVVVATIQDAVWDGDKVTINNFGSFYLAERKARAVATPETPAPPATRKYPKFAPAPYFEELVR encoded by the coding sequence ATGACCCAACGGGAATTGATAGCCGCCGTCTGTGCCCGCACCGCCTTGCCGGACCAGACCGTCCGTGAGATGTTGCAAGTTGTCGTCGCAACCATCCAAGATGCGGTGTGGGATGGCGACAAGGTGACGATAAACAACTTCGGGTCGTTTTATCTTGCCGAGCGCAAAGCCCGGGCCGTTGCTACACCTGAGACCCCGGCCCCTCCCGCTACGCGCAAGTATCCCAAATTTGCTCCCGCGCCCTACTTTGAAGAGCTCGTTCGCTGA
- a CDS encoding T9SS type A sorting domain-containing protein — protein sequence MRNWHILFVTLLIGILSATTAQAAATYRSFIEWNGPYYQVRHGLTADSSSYLDYQVNSPLPLFSTPFSTPSAVELFGSVDAMRAFVVDHDHRRVQVFAVPVNWNVEGLFFSGTPVQGNYGGRSIKFSLGEVVPGSERVWINGKFFRRVNSLTGYTSTDSVYTIVYTGVPNAGGVATLPLGWDLQSADSVRVEYAFATPPGTSGAGEVDYVLYQNAPTDIPLQLHEATSSTDPAMTDLTSLAINASVRSGAVVDLYLVNALTGENGTLASYDLTNIGSAGTFSFVDEYPGAMGRPYDVEVVDRGTNTDGIVAEGTPAGAANGTLTESITNQNTYLGHDYRITFSFDTSTAMNGSAAPDAEEVDLAWDVARGRLHMVMTSDNDDPGTAYSYSDDYGQSWSDPITISAATLTGAHDRPRIALESTGNLHVVYEAVNGSGDRHLYHSISSDGISWSTGVELTTTLTPATVTENRYANLLVDPSDNVHLLWAGDDDVYYRVYNGSWGAASLIANGGGTGFAAPHAVIDAVGRIYLAYVSDAAAPADISFLLFNGAVWGSYETGGFTAATPDPVTTAAGFVADGGGRGEAFPLPQVARVDQSIYVFWAGTGTETYGVDQADLRYNMISALDGNFTSGAGTAVTTGDDVAPMSFSVAVDADDDIHILYPFGTTVDQEGLRYKKYFTATDTWSPLTTDAGREILAVGGAATEFALEPRLVCPDVAGRTAPFMACAKAYTTLGGGSPRGMFKVLDGVVTVTDQTTLAIIQSWRVWTHGEADAAGIPGLSFTITNTSDAISSTDDVDATNFNVGDYYELDGTPAEKNDLLFISDTDNHRVKVIRAYENIDNCFAGDERWDVPGQSDGTPGQTFKLATIGGENSFTVWASADSVPWTIVDNLLIAGPTDRYCEVNRYTRELRFGDGAHGAIPADGIFIRVRYEESVDEAEFGMMGSASGQLSYPRGIAAAYNENLGAYDVYVCDTGNDRLQKFSYTPDESVNPDSWSSPIVNWQQVTGGTDLLSAPQDIEVVTLNNESYLVVSDNGNDRVVIYKDGEATGSGGSSAPEYVALAGALGNSLNQFVNPLGLGVMSEDSGLVILAADGDRDQVMKIVSRDWLVEFGSDSTDGTDSTNVTPELAFVDGLDNDSYLLLQPGAVRTLSLVLNNPDSLISVRASCTFPPAMIQVLSISEGSLWSGERFTNTVFLTDVDNAAGTFDINAAMVGDDDGLSLSGRRTVASVTVRALTALTVPATGAISFAAATDLRGVGNVAVTNGVRTGISLRVGYLADLATTGGTPGTAPTMRPEPDGQINFADVNVFTQGWNGDGTIFDPIADIGPYIGTTVPALIANPDGKLDAFDLLSLSTMYTWFTSQGGAFSEPRRDDAGALDDTEQLNITYATQNGMTTVTINLPEAEDLTSAHLYVEVLNPGAVISDVREGNLLARGAQTIFLSHNDRGVADISMGRLSRTAPGVSGSGSLAVLTTTLPENTLPMLRVRYELRDSENNLDGIGETQTISAATLPTEFGLKGAYPNPFNPSTTLSFVLPATAQVSIRAFNVLGEEVATLTEGRFEAGEHTLTWNAENSSGKSLPTGVYFVRLDALGRQSLQKVILLK from the coding sequence ATGCGTAATTGGCACATTCTCTTTGTCACGCTGCTTATCGGCATTCTGAGCGCGACGACGGCACAAGCTGCCGCCACGTACCGTTCATTCATTGAATGGAACGGACCGTACTATCAGGTGCGGCACGGCTTGACTGCCGACTCCAGCAGCTATTTGGATTATCAAGTGAACAGCCCGCTGCCGCTGTTCTCCACACCGTTTTCGACGCCGAGCGCGGTTGAGTTGTTCGGATCGGTTGACGCGATGCGCGCCTTTGTCGTGGACCACGACCATCGCCGCGTGCAGGTGTTCGCCGTCCCGGTCAACTGGAACGTCGAAGGGCTGTTCTTCAGTGGTACGCCCGTGCAGGGCAACTACGGCGGACGGTCCATCAAATTCTCGCTCGGCGAAGTGGTGCCGGGCAGTGAACGCGTGTGGATAAACGGCAAGTTCTTCCGTCGCGTGAATTCTCTGACCGGTTACACGTCCACGGACTCGGTTTACACCATCGTCTATACCGGTGTGCCGAACGCAGGCGGTGTGGCAACGCTGCCGCTCGGTTGGGACTTGCAGTCGGCAGACAGCGTGCGCGTGGAATATGCGTTCGCGACGCCGCCCGGTACGTCCGGAGCCGGCGAAGTGGACTACGTGCTCTATCAAAACGCACCGACCGACATTCCATTGCAATTGCATGAAGCCACCTCGTCAACGGATCCGGCCATGACTGACTTGACTTCACTGGCGATCAATGCCTCGGTGCGCTCAGGCGCGGTTGTGGATCTGTACTTGGTCAACGCGTTGACCGGCGAGAATGGGACGCTCGCCAGCTACGATCTCACCAATATCGGCTCGGCGGGAACTTTCTCATTCGTAGACGAATATCCGGGCGCGATGGGGCGGCCGTATGACGTTGAAGTCGTGGATCGCGGCACCAACACCGACGGCATCGTCGCTGAAGGCACACCCGCTGGCGCGGCGAACGGCACGCTCACCGAGAGCATCACCAATCAGAACACCTATCTCGGTCACGATTACCGCATCACGTTCAGCTTTGACACGAGTACGGCCATGAACGGTTCAGCCGCGCCGGACGCCGAAGAAGTGGACCTGGCATGGGATGTGGCTCGCGGTCGCTTGCACATGGTTATGACGTCTGACAATGACGATCCCGGCACGGCCTACAGCTACAGCGATGACTACGGTCAATCGTGGTCGGATCCGATCACCATTTCGGCGGCAACGTTGACGGGGGCGCATGATCGCCCGCGTATTGCCCTCGAGAGTACAGGCAATCTGCACGTCGTGTACGAGGCCGTGAACGGTTCCGGCGATCGCCACCTCTATCACTCGATTTCATCTGACGGTATTAGCTGGTCAACCGGCGTGGAACTCACCACGACGCTGACTCCCGCAACCGTGACCGAGAATCGCTACGCAAACTTGCTGGTTGACCCGTCCGACAACGTGCATCTGTTGTGGGCGGGTGACGACGACGTCTACTATCGCGTTTACAACGGATCGTGGGGCGCGGCGTCGCTGATCGCAAACGGCGGCGGAACCGGTTTCGCGGCGCCGCATGCCGTGATAGACGCCGTGGGCCGCATCTACCTGGCCTATGTGTCGGATGCTGCCGCACCTGCGGATATCAGCTTCCTCCTGTTCAATGGCGCGGTGTGGGGCAGCTATGAAACCGGCGGTTTCACGGCCGCCACGCCTGATCCGGTGACCACGGCAGCGGGTTTCGTGGCCGATGGCGGTGGACGCGGCGAAGCGTTCCCCTTACCGCAAGTTGCCCGAGTGGATCAAAGCATCTACGTGTTCTGGGCCGGCACCGGCACGGAGACGTACGGCGTTGATCAAGCCGACTTGCGCTACAACATGATCTCAGCACTCGACGGCAACTTCACGAGCGGCGCTGGAACGGCAGTCACAACGGGTGACGATGTCGCCCCGATGTCGTTCAGCGTGGCCGTGGACGCCGATGACGACATCCATATCCTCTATCCGTTCGGTACAACCGTGGATCAGGAAGGCTTGCGTTACAAGAAGTACTTCACGGCGACGGATACATGGTCGCCGCTCACCACGGATGCGGGCCGCGAAATTCTGGCCGTAGGCGGCGCCGCGACCGAGTTTGCGCTCGAACCGCGTCTGGTTTGCCCGGATGTGGCAGGACGTACTGCTCCGTTCATGGCCTGTGCCAAGGCCTACACTACGCTCGGCGGCGGCTCACCGCGCGGCATGTTCAAGGTGCTCGACGGTGTGGTAACCGTGACGGATCAGACGACGCTGGCGATCATTCAGTCGTGGCGCGTGTGGACGCACGGCGAAGCCGATGCGGCCGGTATTCCGGGTCTGTCGTTCACCATCACGAATACGTCCGATGCGATCTCTTCGACCGACGATGTGGACGCCACAAACTTCAACGTCGGCGACTACTACGAACTCGACGGCACGCCCGCCGAAAAGAACGACCTGCTGTTCATTTCTGATACGGACAATCATCGCGTGAAGGTGATTCGCGCGTATGAGAACATTGACAACTGCTTCGCCGGCGACGAGCGCTGGGACGTTCCCGGGCAGTCGGATGGCACGCCGGGACAGACCTTCAAGCTCGCAACGATCGGCGGCGAGAACAGCTTCACCGTCTGGGCGAGCGCCGACAGCGTGCCGTGGACGATTGTGGACAATCTGTTGATCGCGGGTCCGACCGACCGCTACTGTGAAGTGAACCGCTATACGCGTGAACTGCGCTTCGGCGACGGCGCCCATGGCGCGATTCCAGCGGATGGTATCTTCATCCGGGTGCGCTACGAAGAATCGGTGGACGAGGCGGAGTTCGGGATGATGGGCAGCGCGAGCGGTCAATTGTCCTATCCGCGTGGTATCGCTGCGGCCTACAACGAAAATCTGGGCGCCTATGACGTCTACGTCTGCGACACGGGCAATGACCGTTTGCAGAAGTTCTCATACACGCCGGACGAAAGCGTCAATCCCGATTCATGGTCGAGTCCGATTGTGAATTGGCAGCAGGTGACCGGCGGAACGGATCTGCTTAGCGCACCGCAGGACATTGAAGTCGTGACGCTCAACAACGAGTCCTACCTTGTTGTCAGCGACAACGGCAACGACCGGGTGGTGATTTACAAGGACGGTGAAGCGACCGGATCGGGCGGCAGCTCGGCGCCGGAATACGTGGCGCTGGCCGGAGCCTTGGGCAACTCACTCAATCAGTTCGTCAATCCGCTCGGTCTGGGCGTCATGTCCGAGGACAGCGGGTTGGTGATTCTGGCGGCCGACGGTGACCGCGACCAAGTGATGAAAATCGTCAGCCGCGATTGGCTGGTGGAATTCGGCAGCGACAGTACGGACGGAACCGACAGCACCAACGTGACGCCGGAGCTGGCGTTTGTTGACGGCCTCGATAATGACAGCTATCTGTTGTTGCAGCCCGGCGCCGTGCGCACGCTGTCGCTTGTGCTCAACAATCCTGATTCACTGATCTCGGTGCGCGCCTCGTGCACGTTCCCGCCGGCGATGATTCAGGTCTTGAGCATCAGCGAAGGTAGTCTGTGGAGCGGCGAACGCTTCACCAACACGGTGTTCCTGACCGACGTGGATAACGCCGCGGGCACGTTTGATATTAACGCGGCGATGGTGGGTGACGACGACGGTCTGTCGCTCTCGGGTCGCCGCACCGTTGCCTCGGTGACGGTACGCGCCTTGACGGCGTTGACCGTGCCGGCGACCGGCGCAATCAGCTTTGCCGCGGCGACGGATTTGCGCGGCGTCGGCAATGTGGCTGTGACCAACGGCGTGCGCACGGGCATTTCGCTGCGCGTCGGCTATCTGGCCGATCTCGCGACGACCGGCGGAACACCGGGTACGGCGCCGACGATGCGGCCCGAACCGGACGGGCAGATCAACTTCGCCGACGTGAATGTGTTCACGCAAGGCTGGAACGGCGACGGTACAATCTTCGATCCGATCGCGGACATCGGGCCGTACATCGGCACGACGGTACCGGCGCTGATCGCTAATCCCGACGGCAAACTTGACGCCTTCGACCTGCTCTCGCTCTCCACGATGTATACGTGGTTTACAAGCCAGGGCGGTGCGTTTAGTGAGCCGCGCCGGGACGACGCGGGCGCGCTTGATGACACCGAACAGCTCAATATCACTTATGCGACACAGAACGGTATGACGACCGTGACGATCAATCTGCCTGAGGCCGAAGATCTCACGAGCGCGCACTTGTATGTCGAAGTGCTCAATCCGGGCGCGGTGATCAGTGACGTACGCGAAGGCAATCTGCTCGCGCGCGGCGCCCAGACGATCTTCCTGTCGCATAACGACCGCGGTGTGGCTGACATCAGCATGGGCCGCTTGAGCCGCACGGCACCCGGCGTGTCGGGCAGTGGATCGCTGGCCGTGTTAACGACGACGTTGCCGGAGAATACGCTGCCGATGCTGCGCGTGCGCTATGAACTGCGCGACAGCGAGAATAATCTTGACGGCATCGGTGAAACGCAGACGATCAGTGCGGCGACGCTGCCGACCGAGTTCGGTCTGAAGGGCGCCTATCCGAATCCGTTCAATCCGAGCACGACTCTGAGCTTTGTGCTGCCCGCAACGGCGCAGGTCAGCATCCGCGCATTCAACGTGCTGGGTGAAGAGGTCGCCACGCTTACCGAAGGCCGCTTCGAAGCGGGCGAGCACACCCTGACATGGAACGCGGAAAACTCCAGCGGCAAGTCCTTGCCGACGGGCGTCTACTTCGTACGCCTTGACGCGCTGGGCCGTCAGAGTCTGCAGAAGGTCATTCTGCTAAAATAG
- a CDS encoding divalent-cation tolerance protein CutA: protein MAKGHGEILILTTIDHEEKAVRFAKGLLDKRLAACVTRLPGGHSMYRWEFAEVTDNPEIVLLIKSHHSRLSEIESYFADEHPYSEPELLVFDVAGIGDSYRAWLMKEIGL, encoded by the coding sequence ATGGCCAAAGGACATGGCGAGATTCTGATCCTTACGACGATTGACCATGAAGAGAAGGCGGTGCGCTTTGCCAAAGGCCTTCTGGACAAGCGGCTGGCGGCCTGTGTAACGCGCCTGCCGGGTGGACATTCGATGTATCGCTGGGAGTTCGCTGAAGTGACCGATAACCCGGAGATCGTGTTATTGATTAAATCGCATCATTCGCGATTGTCTGAGATCGAAAGCTATTTTGCCGACGAGCATCCGTACAGTGAACCGGAGCTGCTCGTTTTCGACGTCGCCGGCATTGGCGACAGCTACCGCGCCTGGCTGATGAAGGAGATCGGATTGTAG
- a CDS encoding peptidoglycan DD-metalloendopeptidase family protein, whose protein sequence is MANRKFSLILLSHDLSKKVEFTFSRAKAKALLAGLVASFLLFNVVTGFLASRMVGDSDKAQLEAENQALREQLATFDNKIKSVEQKLSTLAETDNMLRLMADLPVIAEDVRKVGVGGTVELLPPGPMVPEATELASVLDKLDRELELQKTSFREIHSKLEQNVQLLESLPTLRPCEAGYYTSGFGVRVDPFTKKATHHDGMDISAPRGTPVISTAAGTVIYAGRYYNYGQFIVIDHGGGYQTAYGHLHKISVRKGQKVNKGMVIGQVGSTGRSTAPHLHYEVRVNGVAVNPLDYVFEEIDTFPGFARTDAPAVAEDTEQVDG, encoded by the coding sequence ATGGCGAATCGCAAGTTTTCATTAATCTTACTATCGCACGACCTGAGCAAGAAGGTCGAGTTCACGTTCTCGCGAGCCAAGGCGAAGGCCTTGCTGGCGGGTTTGGTGGCGAGCTTCCTGCTCTTTAACGTCGTGACCGGATTCCTGGCCAGTCGAATGGTTGGGGATTCCGATAAAGCTCAGCTCGAGGCCGAGAATCAGGCCTTGCGCGAGCAGTTGGCTACTTTTGATAACAAGATCAAGTCCGTCGAACAGAAGCTCTCGACTCTGGCTGAAACCGATAACATGCTGCGCCTGATGGCCGACCTGCCGGTTATTGCCGAGGATGTTCGCAAGGTCGGAGTGGGCGGTACGGTCGAATTGCTGCCGCCGGGACCGATGGTGCCCGAGGCGACGGAATTGGCTTCGGTGCTGGATAAGCTGGATCGCGAGCTTGAATTGCAGAAAACGAGCTTCCGGGAGATCCATTCCAAGCTCGAGCAGAACGTGCAGCTCCTCGAGAGTCTGCCGACTTTGCGCCCGTGCGAAGCGGGCTATTATACGTCGGGCTTCGGTGTGCGCGTTGATCCGTTTACCAAGAAGGCAACGCACCACGACGGCATGGATATTTCCGCGCCGCGTGGAACGCCGGTCATTAGCACGGCCGCCGGTACGGTGATTTATGCCGGACGCTACTACAACTATGGCCAGTTCATCGTGATTGATCACGGCGGCGGCTATCAGACGGCGTATGGCCACCTGCATAAGATCTCGGTGCGCAAGGGCCAAAAGGTCAACAAGGGAATGGTCATTGGGCAGGTTGGCTCGACAGGCCGTTCGACGGCGCCGCATCTGCACTATGAAGTCCGCGTGAACGGCGTGGCCGTCAATCCGCTGGATTACGTGTTCGAAGAGATTGACACCTTCCCGGGTTTTGCGCGTACTGATGCGCCGGCCGTGGCCGAAGACACCGAACAGGTGGATGGGTAG
- a CDS encoding AbrB/MazE/SpoVT family DNA-binding domain-containing protein, with amino-acid sequence MAKRLSARVRPKNQITLPQRLVTHIGLKEGDFVEFEITSTAHPVEPGAIVLRPKRLTETPTPLEPVPPLREEQEFPGVKTAIAELKKRLT; translated from the coding sequence ATGGCCAAACGTTTGTCCGCCCGGGTTCGCCCCAAAAATCAGATCACACTCCCGCAGCGGCTGGTCACCCATATCGGTCTCAAGGAGGGTGATTTCGTTGAATTTGAAATCACTTCGACAGCACATCCGGTCGAGCCGGGGGCCATCGTGCTGCGGCCCAAACGGCTAACGGAAACGCCCACACCCCTGGAACCAGTGCCTCCATTGCGCGAGGAACAGGAATTTCCCGGAGTCAAAACCGCCATCGCGGAGCTCAAAAAGCGCCTGACTTAG
- a CDS encoding alpha-amylase: MPANRNILEINTRLWLRELGGGSPLPLGEVSAEFPARWKARGIDIVWMMGVWLPSAASREIARTHEGLKKDYAAVLPDWTPADVTASPYAIVGYEVNPELGGETGLRKFRELLHAHGLALMLDFVPSHTARDHPWTKTHPEYYVQATEADLARDPDSFFKVESDFGPKVIAHGRDPYFPAWTDTAQPDLRKAETQAAIIECMLSVADRCDGVRCDMAMLILSHVFERTWGGEMREFWPQAVQRIRAQYPEFIFVAEVYWGLDKELTDMGFDFTYDKEPLDWAVGPTGFSRVQFDYDDVKHRNRLRFLENHDEERIAARLSFPVHRAAAAWIYLLPSANLFYIGQIFGNKLKAPVQLLRMPKEDPDPEIVKFYDQLLPVLALPAVHEGAWCFLHPRQAWQGNDSHWQVLSQAWDLGEQHLRVFVNWADYRSQCWVDLGFGNLQGKEVLLRDRISSKVYIRDGMELMLRGLYLDLEPWESHVFECEVRDAAAVTDFTDTEHESAMLRDSKNWKIKVSK, translated from the coding sequence ATGCCTGCGAACCGTAACATACTCGAAATCAATACCCGGCTCTGGCTGCGCGAGCTGGGGGGTGGTTCGCCGCTCCCGCTGGGCGAGGTGTCGGCGGAGTTTCCGGCCCGTTGGAAGGCGCGCGGCATTGACATCGTCTGGATGATGGGTGTCTGGCTCCCCAGCGCTGCGTCACGCGAAATCGCCCGCACGCACGAGGGCCTCAAGAAAGATTACGCGGCCGTTTTGCCGGATTGGACCCCGGCCGACGTGACGGCCTCGCCCTACGCTATCGTAGGCTATGAGGTCAATCCCGAACTGGGGGGCGAAACCGGTCTGCGCAAATTCCGCGAATTGCTGCACGCGCACGGCCTCGCGCTGATGCTTGATTTTGTGCCCAGCCACACCGCCCGCGATCATCCGTGGACGAAGACGCACCCCGAGTACTACGTGCAGGCGACCGAAGCGGATTTGGCGCGCGATCCGGACTCATTTTTTAAAGTCGAGAGCGATTTCGGACCGAAGGTCATCGCGCACGGCCGCGATCCCTATTTCCCCGCTTGGACCGATACGGCTCAACCCGATCTGCGGAAAGCCGAGACGCAGGCCGCGATTATCGAGTGCATGCTGTCCGTGGCCGACCGCTGCGACGGCGTGCGCTGCGACATGGCGATGCTCATATTGTCGCACGTCTTTGAGCGCACGTGGGGCGGTGAGATGCGCGAGTTTTGGCCGCAGGCCGTGCAGCGCATTCGCGCCCAATATCCCGAGTTCATCTTCGTCGCCGAAGTCTATTGGGGGCTCGACAAAGAGCTGACCGACATGGGTTTCGACTTCACCTACGACAAAGAGCCGCTCGATTGGGCCGTCGGTCCGACGGGCTTCTCCCGTGTGCAGTTTGACTATGACGATGTAAAGCATCGCAACCGCCTGCGTTTCCTCGAAAACCACGACGAAGAACGCATCGCGGCGCGGCTCTCCTTCCCCGTGCATCGCGCGGCGGCGGCCTGGATCTATCTCTTGCCGTCGGCGAATCTCTTCTACATCGGGCAGATCTTCGGCAACAAGCTCAAAGCTCCGGTGCAACTGCTGCGGATGCCCAAGGAAGATCCCGATCCCGAGATTGTGAAGTTCTACGATCAGCTTCTGCCCGTGCTGGCGTTGCCTGCAGTGCACGAAGGCGCATGGTGCTTTTTGCATCCGCGGCAGGCCTGGCAAGGCAATGATTCGCATTGGCAGGTGCTTTCTCAAGCATGGGATTTGGGCGAACAGCACCTGCGCGTGTTCGTCAATTGGGCCGACTATCGCAGTCAGTGCTGGGTGGACTTGGGCTTCGGCAATTTGCAGGGCAAGGAGGTCCTGCTGCGCGATCGCATTTCGTCGAAGGTCTATATTCGCGACGGGATGGAACTGATGCTGCGCGGATTGTATTTGGATTTGGAACCGTGGGAATCGCACGTCTTCGAATGTGAAGTGCGCGACGCCGCGGCGGTGACGGACTTCACGGACACAGAGCACGAGTCCGCCATGCTGCGCGACTCGAAAAATTGGAAGATCAAAGTCTCGAAATGA
- the rfaD gene encoding ADP-glyceromanno-heptose 6-epimerase gives MILITGAAGFIGSACAWALNQRGITDLVLVDSLGKAEKWKNLRGLRFREFVERGDLFDDLEHADWALEVKAIIHMGACADTTQVDSDYLLTWNYEYSKLLCDWALGHGVRFIYASSAAVYGDGALGFSDDDSLTPRLRPLNAYGFSKWLFDMWVLEHHLQNQVAGLRFFNVFGPNEYHKARMASVILHAYPQARDTGKVRLFESHRSDFQHGEQRRDFIHIAEVLTGIKFLLEKPEVNGIFNLGTGTPHTYNQLAENVFHALGKPVNIEYFPMPEDLRNRYQYETCADMRKFNAAGLPKFADRFGEFVQSYVRDYMDKGGRYLPDL, from the coding sequence ATGATTCTCATTACCGGAGCGGCGGGATTCATCGGCAGCGCCTGTGCCTGGGCGCTCAATCAGCGCGGCATCACCGACCTTGTGTTGGTGGACAGTCTGGGCAAGGCGGAGAAGTGGAAGAATCTGCGCGGGCTTCGCTTTCGCGAGTTCGTGGAGCGCGGCGACCTGTTCGACGACCTCGAGCACGCCGACTGGGCACTCGAAGTCAAAGCGATCATTCACATGGGCGCCTGTGCCGACACCACGCAGGTGGACAGCGACTATCTGCTCACGTGGAACTATGAGTACTCGAAGCTGCTATGTGATTGGGCTCTCGGCCATGGCGTGCGTTTCATCTACGCATCATCGGCCGCGGTCTATGGCGACGGTGCGCTGGGGTTTTCCGACGACGACAGCTTGACGCCGCGGTTGCGTCCGTTGAATGCGTACGGCTTCTCGAAGTGGCTGTTTGACATGTGGGTACTCGAACATCACCTGCAGAATCAGGTCGCGGGCTTGCGCTTTTTCAACGTATTCGGTCCCAACGAGTATCACAAGGCGCGCATGGCCAGCGTCATCCTGCACGCCTATCCGCAGGCGCGCGACACCGGCAAAGTGCGGCTGTTCGAATCGCATCGTTCCGATTTTCAGCACGGCGAACAGCGCCGCGACTTCATACACATCGCCGAAGTCTTGACGGGCATCAAGTTCCTTCTGGAGAAGCCCGAAGTCAACGGCATCTTTAATCTGGGCACGGGGACGCCGCACACCTACAATCAGTTGGCCGAGAACGTCTTTCACGCGCTGGGCAAGCCGGTGAATATCGAATATTTTCCGATGCCTGAAGACCTGCGCAATCGCTATCAATACGAGACCTGCGCCGACATGCGTAAGTTCAACGCGGCAGGCCTGCCGAAATTCGCCGATCGTTTCGGCGAGTTCGTGCAGAGCTACGTGCGCGACTACATGGACAAGGGCGGCCGGTATCTGCCGGACCTATAA